Proteins from a single region of Pseudomonas sp. BSw22131:
- a CDS encoding bifunctional diguanylate cyclase/phosphodiesterase, which yields MPENLRSIANSSSVSLARASLLKFSGLLALVFVCAVGLLLYLAHNLNRIELAESDFYARKAVQSLEKSVSLTLKDYAFWGDAYEHLHTRVDTGWAFEQQNLGPTLYPDFGFQGLFVINPEGRTVYSVIEGKMSKVSAEEWLGQPIDGLLSKARAPAGSVSPVTLFVSFRGRPTLLTAAAITPGTDPTVSTQTGPPSVLVFVDMLDPARLQAMGTEYGVNGLHLSTDHDGHVDSIMPLGENGAAGELHWKPERPGDQILGLILPLMGVAAALVWLMTWAILRRTTAAARALDASFDSLQASQAALETSEARFRDVVEASSDWIWEVDLDGRFTYLSERFQSVTGLSREQWLDARIDDLLCTELGVLSQWLSIPNRRSNISVQCRYIDSHGLARITRLSAREIAGLGFRGTATDITEEVEARLRIEYLSQHDALTGLPNRTRLQEFLDGKLKAAPTAEQPLVMLSLDLDRFKPVNDLLGHAAGDRLLNEVSRRIAECIRSGDLVARIGGDEFAMIVTDVGSPDEVEALCRRLIESIELPMQIDEQEVFVSASIGIAMAPNDACEAAELLRYADIALYEAKAAGRNTWRFYAGDMNARIIERRRLESDLRYAIKHGELRLHFQPRFRICDGKMVGAEALVRWQHPSRGLISPDTFIPVAEETGLILPLSNWVLNAACESAAGWPKSLFVSVNLSSIEFQRGNLVERIQQALADTRLEASRLELEITESVMLDDAVVALDIMRALKSLGVRLSMDDFGTGYSSLSYLRSFPFDGLKIDRSFVNRLSESESDQSIIQAIVGLGRALSLTVTAEGIETQAQLELLRAVNCDEGQGFLLSRPLDIQAFNALIGAEAAVT from the coding sequence ATGCCCGAGAATCTGCGATCCATCGCTAACAGTTCCAGCGTGTCGCTGGCCCGTGCCTCTCTGCTGAAATTCTCAGGTTTGCTGGCGTTAGTGTTCGTGTGCGCGGTAGGTCTGCTGCTTTATCTGGCGCACAACCTCAACCGCATCGAGTTGGCGGAGTCCGATTTCTATGCCAGAAAAGCCGTTCAGTCTTTGGAAAAATCCGTCAGCCTGACGCTCAAGGATTACGCTTTCTGGGGCGATGCCTATGAGCATCTGCACACCCGAGTCGATACCGGCTGGGCATTCGAACAGCAAAATCTGGGGCCCACCCTTTACCCGGATTTCGGCTTTCAGGGGCTGTTTGTCATAAACCCGGAAGGCCGCACCGTTTACTCGGTGATCGAGGGCAAGATGTCCAAGGTCTCTGCCGAAGAGTGGCTGGGGCAACCCATTGACGGGCTGCTCAGCAAAGCACGTGCACCCGCCGGAAGCGTGTCTCCCGTTACCCTGTTTGTCAGTTTTCGCGGACGTCCTACACTGCTGACCGCAGCAGCCATTACGCCCGGCACTGACCCTACCGTTTCGACCCAGACTGGGCCGCCATCGGTCCTGGTGTTCGTCGATATGCTCGACCCCGCCCGCCTTCAGGCGATGGGTACCGAGTACGGCGTTAACGGATTGCATCTGTCCACCGACCACGACGGCCACGTGGATTCGATCATGCCGCTTGGCGAGAACGGCGCCGCAGGCGAGCTGCACTGGAAGCCGGAGCGACCGGGCGATCAGATATTGGGTCTGATTCTGCCGTTGATGGGCGTGGCGGCGGCACTGGTGTGGCTGATGACCTGGGCGATCTTGCGACGCACCACGGCAGCAGCACGCGCGCTGGATGCCAGCTTCGACTCCTTGCAAGCGAGTCAAGCCGCCCTTGAAACCAGCGAAGCGCGCTTTCGTGATGTGGTCGAAGCCAGCTCGGACTGGATATGGGAAGTCGATCTGGACGGTCGATTCACGTACCTGTCGGAGCGCTTCCAAAGTGTGACCGGCTTGAGCAGAGAGCAGTGGCTGGACGCCCGCATCGATGATTTGCTGTGCACGGAACTGGGCGTTCTGTCCCAATGGCTGAGCATCCCCAACCGGCGCAGCAACATCAGCGTGCAATGCCGGTACATCGATAGTCACGGTCTTGCCCGGATAACGCGGTTGTCGGCTCGTGAAATTGCCGGGCTAGGGTTTCGCGGCACGGCAACCGACATCACTGAAGAAGTCGAAGCGCGTCTGCGCATCGAGTACCTGTCCCAACATGATGCGTTGACCGGTTTGCCAAACAGAACCCGACTGCAGGAGTTTCTCGACGGCAAACTCAAAGCCGCGCCCACCGCAGAACAACCTTTGGTCATGCTCAGTCTGGACCTTGATCGCTTCAAACCGGTCAACGACCTGCTGGGGCACGCCGCCGGCGACCGTCTGTTGAACGAGGTGTCCAGGCGGATCGCCGAGTGCATTCGCAGCGGCGATCTGGTTGCGCGCATCGGGGGCGATGAGTTCGCGATGATCGTCACCGATGTCGGTTCCCCGGATGAGGTTGAAGCGCTGTGTCGTCGACTGATCGAGTCCATTGAGCTGCCGATGCAGATCGATGAACAGGAAGTGTTCGTCAGTGCCAGCATCGGGATTGCCATGGCGCCCAACGATGCGTGTGAGGCGGCCGAGTTGTTGCGCTACGCCGACATCGCGCTTTACGAAGCCAAGGCCGCAGGGCGCAACACCTGGCGTTTCTATGCCGGCGACATGAACGCGCGGATCATCGAACGCCGCCGTCTGGAAAGCGACCTGCGATACGCCATCAAACACGGCGAATTACGCCTGCATTTCCAGCCACGTTTCCGCATTTGCGACGGCAAGATGGTGGGCGCCGAAGCGCTGGTGCGCTGGCAGCATCCCTCACGCGGCTTGATATCGCCCGACACGTTCATCCCGGTTGCCGAGGAAACCGGGTTGATTCTGCCGTTGAGCAACTGGGTGCTCAACGCCGCCTGCGAAAGCGCTGCGGGTTGGCCCAAGTCGTTGTTCGTCTCGGTCAACTTGTCCTCTATAGAGTTTCAGCGCGGAAACCTGGTGGAACGCATTCAGCAGGCGCTCGCTGACACGCGTCTTGAGGCATCGCGGCTTGAGTTGGAGATCACTGAAAGCGTCATGCTCGACGACGCCGTCGTTGCGCTCGACATCATGCGCGCGCTCAAAAGCCTGGGCGTGAGGCTGTCCATGGATGACTTCGGCACGGGCTATTCGTCACTCAGTTACTTGCGGTCGTTTCCCTTCGATGGCCTGAAAATCGACCGCAGCTTCGTCAACCGGTTGAGCGAAAGCGAGAGCGATCAATCCATCATCCAGGCTATCGTCGGGCTGGGCCGCGCCTTGTCGCTGACGGTTACAGCAGAGGGCATCGAAACCCAGGCGCAACTTGAGTTGCTCAGGGCGGTGAATTGCGATGAAGGCCAGGGCTTTTTACTGAGTCGTCCGCTGGACATCCAGGCGTTCAACGCACTGATCGGCGCGGAGGCGGCGGTTACTTGA
- a CDS encoding restriction endonuclease, with product MARHTSPFDVLFLVAAKLPWWVGLALAVVSGFYLHSVATAPVPVYASPQDVQAMMFSTVLRTLAMAGQFLLPLIFIGGALASFLARRKRRTLLNAVATPNGQTLASITWREFELLVGEALRRQGFSVQETGGSGPDGGVDLIARKGGEKYLVQCKQWRAMQVGVPVVRELYGAMAAEGAVGGFVITSGKFTKPAKEFASGRNVQLIDGTALNAWIAATQKPAPRPSTVVNEAKVEPQVEPVIVEPPVLKTPPPPPPPIVETPVAPNAPACPHCREQMVTRVARSGANAGGNFWGCVDYPKCRGIRPIFAPMQVK from the coding sequence ATGGCCAGGCACACCTCCCCCTTTGACGTTCTCTTTCTTGTCGCGGCCAAGTTGCCTTGGTGGGTGGGTCTTGCGCTGGCGGTCGTGTCCGGCTTTTACCTTCATTCGGTTGCCACGGCGCCCGTGCCGGTTTACGCCTCGCCTCAGGATGTCCAGGCGATGATGTTCTCCACGGTGCTCAGAACTTTGGCCATGGCCGGGCAATTTCTATTGCCGCTGATCTTCATCGGGGGCGCTCTTGCCTCTTTTCTGGCCCGCCGCAAACGCCGCACCCTCCTCAACGCGGTCGCCACCCCAAACGGCCAGACGCTCGCCAGTATCACGTGGCGTGAGTTCGAGTTGCTGGTGGGCGAAGCGCTGCGGCGTCAGGGGTTTTCGGTGCAGGAAACCGGCGGTAGCGGGCCGGATGGCGGGGTTGATCTGATCGCGCGTAAGGGCGGCGAGAAGTACCTGGTGCAGTGCAAACAATGGCGCGCCATGCAGGTGGGTGTGCCGGTGGTGCGTGAGCTTTATGGTGCGATGGCGGCTGAGGGCGCTGTGGGCGGTTTCGTCATCACCAGTGGGAAATTCACCAAACCGGCGAAGGAATTTGCTTCGGGGCGCAATGTGCAACTCATCGATGGCACCGCGCTGAACGCGTGGATTGCCGCGACGCAAAAACCAGCGCCGCGACCTTCTACCGTTGTCAACGAGGCTAAGGTTGAGCCTCAGGTGGAGCCGGTAATCGTTGAGCCGCCCGTGCTCAAAACGCCGCCACCTCCTCCGCCGCCGATTGTGGAAACGCCAGTCGCGCCGAACGCGCCAGCTTGCCCTCATTGCCGCGAACAAATGGTGACAAGGGTGGCACGCAGCGGCGCCAACGCCGGGGGTAACTTTTGGGGCTGTGTCGATTATCCGAAATGCAGGGGCATACGGCCGATCTTCGCGCCCATGCAGGTCAAGTAA
- a CDS encoding DcrB/PsbP domain-containing protein, which produces MRLFSVRTFLLLAALSVGLTSANLSAATKHAPAHAPAKNTPTGQKVSMLGGKFVFYLPKEYVKSPMPEIDDKAKAAGVTGSVYMNKPAKRVVIITETPIASGTKVGPNDKKTLDGLIAETLEQQKTSYQHFKKIGEKTMVRKGLGLRQMDIAGDVEGGRVISSTVAAASDRRTAMVNVISLEKDTKAHSELLKGITGSK; this is translated from the coding sequence ATGCGGCTTTTCAGCGTCAGAACCTTTCTACTGCTTGCGGCCCTCAGCGTTGGCCTGACCAGCGCGAACCTGTCCGCAGCAACTAAACACGCGCCGGCACACGCACCCGCGAAAAACACGCCCACTGGGCAAAAGGTCTCGATGCTGGGGGGCAAGTTTGTGTTTTACCTGCCCAAGGAATACGTGAAGAGCCCGATGCCGGAGATCGATGACAAAGCCAAAGCGGCAGGCGTGACCGGGTCGGTGTACATGAACAAGCCGGCCAAGCGGGTTGTGATCATCACCGAGACGCCCATTGCGTCAGGCACCAAGGTCGGGCCAAACGACAAGAAGACCCTCGACGGCCTGATCGCCGAAACCCTGGAACAGCAGAAAACCAGCTACCAGCACTTCAAGAAAATCGGCGAAAAAACAATGGTCCGCAAAGGCCTGGGCTTGCGCCAGATGGACATCGCCGGCGACGTCGAAGGCGGACGCGTGATCAGCTCAACCGTCGCAGCGGCATCCGACAGAAGGACGGCAATGGTCAATGTCATTTCGCTTGAGAAAGACACCAAAGCGCACAGCGAACTGTTGAAAGGGATTACCGGGTCCAAGTGA